A window of the Diabrotica undecimpunctata isolate CICGRU chromosome 1, icDiaUnde3, whole genome shotgun sequence genome harbors these coding sequences:
- the LOC140441768 gene encoding uncharacterized protein: MEVKVEIKKEFTEYDQTCIEDHLSTLVDLQDLKNEKEEGLVDHKDLKNEPAEEHSGCLQKKDKMNIMKTLTEHYSSCKEEDISTSGEQKLLNENMKVQTGKRSYKCKICLKQFSLLFNLKLHSRIHTKERPYKCEICLKSFTQNGSMKRHLRTHTREKPYKCISCFKQFANASGLKSHLKRHTGEKDYKCEICLKEFVEAHNLKLHLMRHTGEKPYKCDICFMQFINFSYLKSHLMTHTGEKPYKCEICLKRFTQAGTLKIHLRIHTREKPYKCITCFKQFTNASNLKLHLRTHTGEKPYKCEICFKQFSQSGTLKNHFGMHTGQKPYKCEICFKQFTLASTLKSHLMTHTEEKPLPLPFKNGAKYFLKNLLNSVAHGD, translated from the exons ATGGAAGTTAAAGTTGAAATTAAGAAAGAATTTACTGAATATGACCAAACATGTATAGAGGATCATCTATCCACATTAGTAGATCTCCAAGACTTAAAGAATGAAAAAGAGGAAGGTCTAGTAGATCACAAAGACTTAAAGAATGAACCAGCGGAAGAACATTCAG GTTGTCTGCAGAAAAAGGACAAAATGAACATTATGAAAACATTAACTGAACATTATTCAtcttgtaaagaagaagatataagtACAAGTGGTGAACAAAAACTATTAAATGAAAATATGAAAGTTCAGACTGGAAAAAGATCttacaaatgtaaaatttgtttaaaacaattttcacTGCTATTTAATTTGAAACTACATTCGAGAATACATACTAAAGAAaggccttacaagtgtgaaatttgtttgaagtcGTTTACTCAAAACGGttctatgaaaaggcatttgagaacacacactagagaaaaaccttacaagtgcatTAGTTGCTTCAAGCAGTTTGCAAATGCTTCTGGTTTGAAATCACATTTGAAaagacacactggagaaaaagattacaagtgtgaaatttgtttaaaagagTTTGTTGAAGCGCATAATTTGAAATTACACTTGATGagacatactggagaaaaaccttacaagtgtgatatttgttttatgcAGTTTATTAATTTCAGTTATTTGAAATCACATTTGAtgacacacactggagaaaaaccttacaagtgtgaaatttgtttgaagcgATTTACTCAAGCCGGtactttgaaaatacatttgagaatACATActagagaaaaaccttacaagtgtatTACTTGCTTCAAGCAGTTTACAAATGCTTCCAATTTGAAATTACATTTgagaacacacactggagaaaaaccttacaagtgtgaaatttgttttaagcaattttccCAGTCAGGTACTTTGAAAAACCATTTTGGAATGCACACTGGacaaaaaccttacaagtgtgaaatttgttttaagcagtttactctaGCAAGTACTTTGAAATCACACTTGATGACACATACTGAAGAAAAACCTTTACCGTTACCTTTTAAAAACGGTgcgaaatattttttaaagaatttacTCAACTCTGTGGCGCATGGCGATTAA